One region of Candidatus Polarisedimenticolaceae bacterium genomic DNA includes:
- a CDS encoding TlpA disulfide reductase family protein: MSRVRVLLGAALLAGAALAAEQPASLPSPVPAATDPATGEKVALDPAQGPMHVVFLATWCQPCVQELPKLFDLDDRWKADGYRLFLVAVPTRQTAARLQEFGASQPHPGRLLFDADGTVTAAFGATNIPAHFLIDRKGTIVARAGTIDAAFKAAVERVVRQEGRARPS, translated from the coding sequence ATGAGCCGCGTCCGTGTGCTCCTGGGCGCGGCGCTCCTCGCCGGCGCGGCTCTCGCTGCCGAGCAGCCCGCGTCGCTTCCCTCGCCGGTTCCCGCCGCCACCGACCCCGCGACGGGAGAGAAGGTCGCGCTCGACCCCGCGCAGGGGCCGATGCACGTCGTGTTCCTCGCGACGTGGTGCCAACCCTGCGTCCAGGAGCTGCCGAAGCTCTTCGACCTCGACGACCGCTGGAAGGCGGACGGCTATCGGCTGTTCCTCGTCGCGGTGCCGACGCGGCAGACGGCGGCGCGCTTGCAGGAGTTCGGCGCCTCGCAGCCGCATCCGGGCCGGCTCCTCTTCGATGCCGACGGTACCGTCACCGCGGCGTTCGGTGCCACCAACATCCCGGCCCACTTCCTCATCGACCGGAAGGGGACGATCGTCGCGCGCGCCGGGACGATCGACGCGGCGTTCAAGGCCGCCGTCGAGCGGGTCGTCCGCCAGGAAGGGCGGGCGCGGCCGTCGTGA
- a CDS encoding RNA polymerase sigma factor RpoD/SigA: METSAKERGSVLSRYFSEIREYPLLTKDEEMALAEGVKNGDRSALNELIESNLSFVVKVSSEYRNLGLPFEDLLNEGNIGLIEAAHRYDASKGTKFITYAIWWIRKSILKALSEHSNLVRVPNYQMKKVREIRDAEASLRRSLGRAPQREEISNRLSKSVTKIDQVLQFTMREVSLDEKVGKDRDKPIAEYLVDPACISPEEDLISRESNSLVGEAMAHLTEQERIVVAYRFGLAGGPPLTLKEIGEKMGISRERVRQIECQAKSRLRKLFAKKRLVKAPPKKPFPVRTLAKTRAVVEH; this comes from the coding sequence ATGGAGACCTCCGCCAAGGAAAGAGGGTCGGTGCTCTCGCGGTACTTCTCGGAGATCCGCGAGTACCCTCTGCTCACCAAGGACGAAGAGATGGCGCTCGCGGAAGGCGTGAAGAACGGTGACCGCTCCGCGCTGAACGAGCTGATCGAGTCGAACCTGAGCTTCGTCGTCAAGGTTTCGAGCGAGTACCGCAACCTCGGGTTGCCGTTCGAAGATCTCTTGAACGAAGGGAACATCGGCCTCATCGAAGCGGCGCACCGGTACGACGCGAGCAAGGGAACGAAGTTCATCACCTACGCGATCTGGTGGATCCGCAAGTCGATCCTGAAGGCGCTCTCCGAGCATTCGAACCTCGTCCGCGTTCCGAACTATCAAATGAAGAAGGTGCGCGAGATCCGCGACGCCGAGGCGTCGCTCCGCCGCTCGCTCGGACGCGCCCCGCAGCGGGAGGAGATCTCGAACCGGCTCTCGAAGAGCGTCACGAAGATCGATCAGGTCCTGCAGTTCACGATGCGCGAGGTCTCGCTCGACGAGAAGGTCGGGAAAGACCGCGACAAGCCGATCGCCGAGTACCTCGTCGATCCGGCGTGCATCAGCCCCGAGGAAGATCTCATCAGCCGCGAGTCCAACTCCCTCGTCGGCGAGGCGATGGCCCACCTCACCGAACAGGAGCGCATCGTCGTCGCGTATCGGTTCGGCCTCGCCGGCGGCCCGCCGCTCACCCTGAAAGAGATCGGCGAGAAGATGGGCATCAGCCGGGAGCGCGTGCGCCAGATCGAGTGCCAGGCGAAGAGCCGGCTCCGGAAGCTCTTCGCCAAGAAGCGCCTCGTCAAGGCGCCTCCGAAGAAGCCGTTTCCTGTGCGCACCCTCGCGAAGACGCGGGCGGTCGTCGAGCACTGA
- the selB gene encoding selenocysteine-specific translation elongation factor, producing MRHLVVGTAGHIDHGKSALVEALTGVHPDRLKEEKRRGITIDLGFADLDLEDDGVIGFVDVPGHERFVRHMVAGASGLDAVLLVIAADDGVKPQTREHLAIASLLGVAAGLVVITKADLAEPDLREVVAMETRELTAGTFLEDAPIVAVSARTGEGLPALRDALRSWLRKLPPRAAAGVARLPIDRSFVLKGFGTVVTGTLVSGALAEGDEIEILPRHRRGRIRGLQVHKRQVSRVLAGSRVAVNVQGLDRAESPRGATLAHPETLLTTRRARVAVTFLAGAPARLRRGGAVRFHQGTCERAALLRGLKADDRGASVGEITFREDTVLLPGDRFILRRPAPVDTIGGGVVLDAHPAGSRAAAAPSTGEGAWVARIAAAGVAGKTLESIAAELGATLEDTERTAVSLASAGHLVRAGALLFAAPVWSDLGARVAGELAAFHAREPLRPGMTRETLRAAVARAMPGEAFRHLLESLALEKVLVLSGDRVAGAGFRVVLSPADAAGIAHIESAFRNAGLDPPAADEILRATPGQNGSRLLGLLVERGVLVKIRDGRLFHTEALEGMRLKLREFARTSGTIDVGAFKELAGVTRKNAIPLLEQLDAERLTRREGNVRKILIDQAAS from the coding sequence TTGCGGCATCTGGTCGTCGGAACGGCGGGGCACATCGATCACGGAAAGAGCGCGCTCGTCGAAGCGTTGACCGGCGTCCACCCCGATCGCCTCAAGGAAGAGAAGCGGCGCGGGATCACGATCGATCTCGGATTCGCCGACCTCGACCTCGAGGACGACGGGGTGATCGGCTTCGTGGACGTGCCCGGCCACGAGCGGTTCGTGCGGCACATGGTCGCGGGCGCTTCGGGCCTGGACGCGGTCCTTCTCGTGATCGCGGCGGACGACGGCGTCAAGCCGCAAACGAGGGAGCACCTCGCCATCGCTTCGCTCCTCGGGGTCGCCGCGGGGCTCGTCGTGATCACGAAAGCGGACCTGGCGGAGCCGGACCTTCGCGAGGTCGTCGCGATGGAGACCCGGGAGCTCACCGCCGGCACGTTCCTCGAGGATGCGCCGATCGTCGCCGTCTCCGCCCGAACGGGCGAAGGCCTCCCGGCGCTCCGCGACGCGCTTCGCTCGTGGCTGCGGAAGCTTCCCCCGCGCGCGGCCGCGGGCGTGGCCCGCCTGCCGATCGACCGGTCGTTCGTGCTCAAGGGGTTCGGCACGGTCGTCACCGGAACGCTCGTCTCCGGTGCGCTCGCGGAGGGAGACGAGATCGAAATCCTGCCGCGGCACCGGCGCGGGCGCATCCGGGGACTGCAGGTGCACAAGCGGCAAGTCTCGCGCGTGCTCGCGGGATCGCGCGTGGCGGTCAACGTGCAGGGTCTCGATCGCGCCGAGTCTCCGCGCGGAGCGACGCTCGCGCACCCAGAGACGCTCTTGACCACGCGGCGTGCGCGCGTCGCGGTCACATTCCTCGCCGGAGCGCCGGCAAGACTGCGCCGCGGCGGCGCCGTACGCTTCCACCAGGGCACGTGCGAGCGCGCGGCGCTCCTCCGCGGCCTGAAGGCCGACGATCGGGGAGCCTCGGTCGGGGAGATCACGTTTCGAGAGGACACGGTCCTTCTCCCCGGAGACCGTTTCATCCTGCGGCGCCCGGCGCCGGTCGACACGATCGGCGGCGGCGTCGTCCTCGATGCGCACCCGGCGGGGTCGCGCGCGGCGGCGGCGCCGTCGACCGGTGAAGGCGCATGGGTCGCGCGCATCGCGGCCGCCGGTGTGGCGGGGAAGACCCTGGAGTCCATCGCCGCCGAGCTGGGCGCGACGCTCGAGGACACGGAGCGCACCGCCGTCTCGCTCGCCTCCGCGGGACACCTCGTGCGCGCCGGCGCGCTGCTCTTCGCCGCGCCGGTCTGGTCCGATCTCGGCGCGCGTGTCGCCGGGGAGCTGGCCGCGTTCCACGCGCGCGAGCCTTTGCGGCCGGGGATGACGCGCGAGACGCTCCGCGCCGCCGTGGCGCGCGCGATGCCGGGCGAGGCGTTCCGCCATCTGCTGGAGTCGCTGGCCCTCGAGAAGGTTCTCGTCCTGAGCGGCGATCGGGTGGCGGGCGCCGGCTTCCGGGTGGTACTTTCGCCCGCGGATGCGGCAGGAATCGCGCACATCGAGTCAGCCTTTCGCAATGCCGGGCTCGACCCGCCGGCCGCGGACGAGATCCTCCGCGCAACACCCGGACAGAACGGCTCGCGCCTCCTCGGCCTGCTCGTCGAGAGGGGAGTTCTCGTGAAAATCCGGGATGGACGGCTTTTTCACACGGAAGCGCTCGAAGGCATGCGCCTCAAGCTCCGCGAGTTCGCCCGGACATCGGGTACGATTGATGTCGGCGCGTTCAAGGAGCTCGCCGGCGTGACGCGCAAGAACGCCATCCCGCTCCTCGAGCAGCTCGATGCCGAGCGGTTGACGCGGCGCGAAGGGAACGTGAGAAAGATCCTGATCGACCAGGCGGCCTCCTAA
- a CDS encoding sigma 54-interacting transcriptional regulator → MTKDAPSNGRSENSVSTSRASNEPLAAACLAASQAPEAALGIVLEHLRAAAGAERAFLVEAAPPPRNARVVAASPPSETPPAVSRRLAVRALAADRPLFWPDLAREPLFVDGASVRALALRSAVASPVPGNDPRRAALVLDHRAAMLVDGASARRLVRAFASLVGLLRRPFHVRSPSAVAEGPAVLNGRSPVFLRLMREIDAAAAVPLPVLVLGESGTGKELVARALHAEGPRATRRFVAINCAAIPETLLERELFGAARGAFTGADRDHPGLLRQADGGTVFLDEIGDMPLPLQAKLLRVLQERTVRAVGALDETPVDVRVVAATHRDLDRLVAAGRFRSDLRYRLEVLVVRVPALRERTSDLPLLADDLLARLAARCRIAPKRLSANAKARLAAHAWPGNVRELESVLARALLRAPSGVIDADDLDFAPATATPAEPPPDADGLVRAMIEGALAATRGNLTAAAARLGWSRPTLYRKMNALGLRGKDQAGPSGGGTRSSDSSTFQ, encoded by the coding sequence ATGACCAAGGATGCTCCGTCGAACGGCCGGTCCGAGAATAGCGTCAGCACTTCCCGAGCGTCAAACGAGCCGCTGGCGGCAGCGTGCCTCGCGGCGTCCCAAGCGCCGGAAGCGGCGCTCGGGATCGTGCTCGAGCACCTGCGCGCCGCGGCGGGCGCCGAGCGCGCCTTTCTCGTGGAGGCGGCTCCCCCGCCTCGTAACGCGCGGGTCGTCGCCGCATCGCCGCCGTCGGAGACGCCGCCCGCCGTGAGCCGCCGCCTCGCGGTGCGGGCGCTCGCCGCCGACCGGCCGCTCTTCTGGCCGGACCTGGCCCGCGAGCCTCTTTTCGTCGACGGAGCGTCCGTCCGGGCGCTCGCCCTCCGCTCGGCGGTCGCGAGCCCGGTCCCCGGTAACGATCCGCGACGCGCCGCCCTCGTGCTCGATCACCGCGCGGCGATGCTCGTCGACGGGGCCTCCGCGCGCCGACTCGTCCGCGCGTTCGCGAGCCTCGTCGGGCTCCTGAGGCGCCCGTTTCACGTCCGTTCCCCGTCCGCCGTCGCCGAGGGTCCCGCCGTCCTCAACGGCCGGAGCCCCGTCTTTCTGCGGTTGATGCGGGAGATCGATGCGGCCGCCGCCGTTCCGCTTCCGGTGCTCGTGCTCGGCGAGTCGGGCACGGGAAAGGAGCTCGTCGCCCGGGCGCTTCACGCCGAGGGTCCGCGCGCCACGCGCCGATTCGTCGCGATCAACTGCGCGGCCATCCCCGAGACGCTCCTCGAGCGAGAGCTGTTCGGCGCTGCCCGAGGCGCGTTCACCGGCGCCGACCGCGATCATCCGGGCCTCCTCCGGCAGGCGGACGGCGGGACCGTCTTCCTCGACGAGATCGGCGACATGCCGCTCCCCCTCCAGGCGAAGCTCCTGCGTGTCCTTCAGGAGCGCACGGTGCGCGCCGTCGGAGCGCTCGACGAGACGCCGGTCGACGTCCGCGTGGTCGCGGCGACCCATCGCGACCTCGACCGCCTCGTCGCGGCGGGCCGCTTCCGCTCCGACCTACGCTACCGGCTGGAGGTGCTCGTCGTCCGCGTGCCGGCGCTGCGCGAGCGCACCTCCGATCTCCCCCTGCTCGCCGACGATCTCCTCGCGCGCCTCGCGGCACGCTGCCGGATCGCACCGAAGCGGCTCTCGGCGAACGCCAAGGCGCGTCTCGCCGCGCATGCCTGGCCGGGGAACGTCCGCGAGCTCGAATCGGTCCTCGCGCGCGCGCTCCTCCGGGCGCCCTCGGGGGTCATCGACGCCGACGACCTCGACTTCGCACCCGCCACGGCGACCCCGGCTGAGCCTCCCCCCGATGCGGACGGTCTGGTGCGGGCGATGATCGAGGGTGCGCTCGCCGCGACGCGCGGCAATCTGACGGCCGCCGCCGCGCGCCTCGGTTGGTCCAGGCCGACGCTCTACCGGAAGATGAACGCTCTCGGTCTGAGGGGAAAGGATCAGGCCGGCCCATCGGGCGGCGGGACGAGATCCTCCGACAGCTCGACGTTCCAGTAA
- a CDS encoding rhomboid family intramembrane serine protease, which produces MSYYRSTPPRGGWSGDSIGLPVVTPVNRNLMILCGVMFAVQLALRLAGIDITPLLGLVPVAVVHGWIWQLASYMFLHANITHILFNLLAMWMFGGDVERHWGGRKYLGYWFVCGVGAGLCVTAAGAPRHVAIPTIGASGAIYGLILAYATLFGERRILWNFLFPIKARTFAWIVFAIAFVSSLQEQGDGVSHVAHLGGMVIGWLYLKRAWRVGALWQELSWRVRRRRFKVMPPNDDDRWIH; this is translated from the coding sequence ATGAGCTATTACCGCAGCACGCCGCCGCGCGGGGGATGGAGCGGGGATTCCATCGGCCTACCGGTCGTCACGCCCGTCAACCGCAACCTCATGATCCTGTGTGGGGTCATGTTCGCCGTCCAGCTCGCCCTTCGGCTCGCCGGCATCGACATCACGCCGCTCTTGGGGCTCGTCCCCGTGGCGGTCGTCCACGGATGGATCTGGCAGCTCGCGAGCTACATGTTCCTCCACGCCAATATCACGCACATCCTCTTCAACCTGCTCGCGATGTGGATGTTCGGCGGCGACGTCGAGCGGCACTGGGGCGGACGGAAGTACCTTGGTTACTGGTTCGTCTGCGGTGTCGGCGCGGGATTGTGCGTCACGGCCGCCGGAGCGCCGCGGCACGTCGCCATTCCGACGATCGGCGCGTCGGGGGCGATCTACGGTCTCATCCTCGCCTACGCGACGCTCTTCGGCGAGCGGCGCATCCTCTGGAACTTCCTCTTCCCGATCAAGGCGCGGACGTTCGCGTGGATCGTCTTCGCGATCGCGTTCGTCTCGAGCCTGCAGGAGCAGGGCGACGGCGTCTCGCACGTCGCGCACCTCGGCGGCATGGTGATCGGCTGGCTCTACCTGAAGCGCGCCTGGCGCGTCGGCGCGCTGTGGCAAGAGCTCTCTTGGCGCGTTCGGCGCCGCCGTTTCAAGGTGATGCCGCCGAACGACGACGACCGCTGGATCCACTGA
- a CDS encoding D-alanine--D-alanine ligase family protein produces the protein MTPRARVGLLFGGASVEHEVSVVSARGVAGALDPARYDVVPVAIAEDGRWLAPAASAAILASGASRAQADGDAGLVVDPGAGGLLATANGHAPSRLQLDVIFSVVHGWGGEDGRIQGLLDLAGIPCVGSGVLGSAVGMDKQVAKALFQERGLPVGPWRSLLRSAWSADRETEERRLAEALGFPMFVKPANGGSSVGISKVRDAKALPEALEAGFEHDRKVVVEKGLDVREIECAVLGNDRTEVSICGEIVPAGEFYDYASKYQDGSSRLLIPAPLAPEIGERIRALAQEAFGALDLAGMARVDFFLERGSDRILINEVNTLPGFTPISMYPKLWEASGLSYRDLLTKLIDLARARHAEERMRRTRRDG, from the coding sequence GTGACCCCTCGCGCGCGCGTCGGTCTGCTCTTCGGCGGAGCCTCGGTCGAGCACGAGGTCTCCGTCGTCTCCGCGCGCGGCGTCGCCGGCGCGCTCGACCCAGCTCGCTACGACGTCGTGCCGGTGGCGATCGCCGAGGACGGCCGCTGGCTCGCGCCTGCCGCGTCGGCCGCGATCCTCGCTTCCGGAGCGTCCCGCGCGCAGGCGGACGGAGATGCGGGGCTCGTCGTCGATCCGGGCGCCGGCGGGCTCCTGGCGACGGCGAACGGGCACGCGCCGTCGCGCCTGCAGCTCGACGTCATCTTCTCCGTCGTCCACGGCTGGGGCGGGGAGGACGGCCGGATCCAGGGGCTGCTCGATCTCGCCGGCATTCCGTGCGTGGGGTCGGGCGTTCTCGGCTCCGCGGTGGGGATGGACAAGCAGGTCGCGAAGGCGCTCTTCCAGGAGCGCGGGCTCCCCGTCGGCCCCTGGCGCTCGCTCCTGCGGAGCGCGTGGTCGGCGGATCGCGAGACCGAAGAGCGGCGCCTCGCCGAGGCGCTCGGCTTCCCGATGTTCGTGAAGCCCGCCAACGGCGGCTCGTCGGTGGGGATCTCCAAGGTGCGCGACGCGAAGGCGCTCCCCGAAGCGCTCGAGGCCGGGTTCGAGCACGATCGCAAGGTCGTGGTCGAGAAGGGTCTCGACGTGCGCGAGATCGAGTGCGCGGTCCTCGGAAACGACCGGACGGAGGTTTCGATCTGCGGCGAGATCGTCCCCGCGGGCGAATTCTACGATTACGCGTCGAAGTACCAGGACGGCTCGTCGCGCCTGCTCATCCCGGCGCCCTTGGCACCGGAGATCGGAGAGCGCATCCGCGCGCTCGCGCAGGAGGCGTTCGGGGCTCTCGATCTGGCGGGGATGGCGCGCGTCGATTTCTTCCTCGAGCGCGGGTCCGACCGGATCCTCATCAACGAGGTCAACACGCTTCCGGGTTTCACGCCGATCAGCATGTATCCTAAGCTTTGGGAGGCGTCGGGGCTGTCCTACCGGGACCTCCTGACGAAGCTGATCGACCTGGCGCGCGCGCGCCATGCGGAAGAGCGCATGCGCCGGACGCGCCGCGACGGATGA
- a CDS encoding ATP-binding protein: protein MPRQCTAPRETMSSGDLAAVIWPRIFDCKQLEALSAELSSQRVDGAAADAVCTAWKAHRATIDDKLDARIRDLEALNGLGRALADARSRDELLDRAAEALAGLIGADAIAWAGLSGGQSDVRVHVARPLAGGDAERLGEAAAHGFVPPAASGIVARPLAVCDRLLGARAPFHDADVVVVPIERRGREVLRAAVLPRAGSDERTLRLLFGASSHVALHLDRVLTVAEAEDGRFRAILDAMPHAVVLADASFEVVSANAAAESLLPSVGLSTAGALRSLGDLDIVALAYDLLCGRRAESAGEARFPDGRCLEVALAPWKGPSGLPDGLVVVIHDVTTSRRLREQVTQSEKLSGLGRMIAGVAHELNNPLTAVIGYAQLLKTLPPGEKAAARLDTVRKEAERCRRIVQNLLRFARPRGPEKRVVSLNEIVENVTLLLAYPVRTSGSAIEVALDRGLSATVADPHELEQALVNLVTNAYQAMSAAGRPGTISVSTYRAGDDRVGLEVADDGPGIPESARAKVFDPFYTTKPEGSGTGLGLWLVYNTMTAHGGTIDLGASPSGGARFRLEFPAASGEALHDDAPTVRDDPGRGVSAKILVVDAEAALASLIREALEADGHDAVTASGPDEALDRLAVSTFDLLVTDAEMPGLSGDRLAAEAERLRPGSAPRLVLTTVRWDDRETEAAARRLDAALLRKPFELDELRSLVRSRLGSLPEP, encoded by the coding sequence GTGCCGCGACAGTGCACCGCGCCGAGGGAGACGATGTCCTCCGGCGATCTCGCCGCGGTCATCTGGCCGCGGATTTTCGATTGCAAGCAGCTCGAGGCTCTGAGCGCGGAGCTCTCGTCGCAGCGGGTCGACGGCGCCGCCGCCGACGCGGTGTGCACGGCATGGAAGGCGCACCGCGCGACGATCGACGACAAGCTCGATGCAAGGATCCGCGACCTCGAGGCGCTGAACGGGCTGGGCCGCGCCCTCGCGGACGCGCGTTCCCGTGACGAGCTTCTCGATCGCGCCGCCGAGGCGCTCGCCGGGTTGATCGGTGCCGATGCGATCGCGTGGGCGGGTCTCTCCGGCGGCCAGTCCGACGTTCGCGTCCACGTCGCCCGCCCGCTCGCCGGCGGTGACGCCGAGAGGCTCGGCGAAGCCGCCGCGCACGGATTCGTCCCGCCCGCCGCCTCGGGGATCGTCGCGCGGCCGCTCGCGGTTTGCGACCGTCTGCTGGGCGCCCGCGCCCCGTTCCACGACGCCGACGTCGTCGTCGTCCCGATCGAGCGCAGGGGTCGCGAGGTCCTTCGGGCGGCGGTCCTCCCCCGAGCGGGCTCGGACGAGCGGACCTTGAGGCTCCTCTTCGGCGCCTCGAGCCACGTGGCCCTGCACCTCGACCGCGTCTTGACGGTCGCCGAAGCGGAGGACGGCCGCTTCCGCGCGATCCTCGACGCGATGCCGCACGCGGTCGTGCTCGCGGACGCGTCGTTCGAGGTCGTCTCGGCGAACGCCGCCGCCGAGTCGCTGCTGCCGTCGGTCGGTCTGTCGACGGCGGGAGCCCTGCGCAGCCTCGGCGATCTCGACATCGTCGCCCTCGCCTACGACCTCCTCTGCGGCCGCCGTGCCGAGTCGGCCGGCGAAGCGCGCTTCCCGGACGGGCGGTGCCTCGAGGTGGCCTTGGCCCCTTGGAAGGGACCTTCCGGGCTCCCGGACGGTCTCGTCGTCGTGATCCACGACGTGACGACTTCGCGGCGCTTGCGCGAGCAGGTCACGCAGTCGGAGAAGCTTTCCGGGCTCGGACGGATGATCGCGGGGGTCGCGCACGAGCTCAACAACCCGCTGACCGCCGTCATCGGCTACGCGCAGCTCCTGAAGACACTTCCGCCGGGGGAGAAGGCGGCCGCCCGCCTCGATACCGTGCGGAAGGAAGCGGAGCGGTGTCGCAGGATCGTCCAGAACCTCTTGCGCTTCGCGCGGCCGCGCGGACCCGAGAAGCGCGTCGTCTCGCTGAACGAGATCGTCGAGAACGTGACGCTCTTGCTGGCATATCCCGTGCGGACCTCGGGCTCCGCGATCGAGGTCGCCCTCGACCGTGGCCTGTCCGCGACGGTCGCCGATCCTCACGAGCTCGAGCAGGCGCTCGTCAACCTCGTCACGAACGCTTACCAGGCGATGAGCGCCGCCGGCCGGCCGGGGACGATCTCCGTCTCCACTTACCGGGCTGGCGACGACCGCGTCGGTCTCGAGGTCGCCGACGACGGTCCGGGGATCCCGGAGAGCGCGCGCGCGAAGGTCTTCGATCCGTTCTACACGACGAAGCCCGAGGGCTCGGGAACGGGGCTCGGTCTCTGGCTCGTCTACAACACGATGACCGCGCACGGCGGGACGATCGATCTCGGCGCGTCGCCTTCGGGAGGGGCGCGCTTCCGGCTCGAGTTCCCGGCGGCTTCCGGGGAGGCGCTGCACGACGACGCGCCCACCGTCAGGGACGATCCTGGACGCGGAGTCTCCGCGAAGATCCTCGTCGTCGACGCGGAGGCGGCGCTGGCGTCGCTCATCCGGGAAGCGCTCGAGGCGGATGGACACGATGCGGTCACCGCGTCGGGACCGGACGAGGCGCTCGACCGCCTCGCCGTCTCCACCTTCGACCTTCTGGTCACGGACGCCGAGATGCCCGGCCTCTCCGGCGACCGGCTCGCCGCCGAGGCCGAGCGCCTGCGGCCGGGCTCGGCGCCGCGCCTCGTCCTGACGACGGTCCGCTGGGACGATCGGGAGACCGAGGCCGCCGCGCGGCGCCTCGATGCGGCCCTCCTGCGCAAGCCGTTCGAGCTCGACGAGCTGCGGAGCCTCGTCCGGAGCCGGCTCGGCTCCCTTCCGGAGCCTTGA
- a CDS encoding HNH endonuclease — translation MAESAVLVLNNVYQAVQITGVRRAFRLFYAGRARAVARDFRTYDFENWCDLPPGADHETIVTPRREIRIPRVIQLVHYDRVPRRDVRFTRRNIFFRDRNRCQYCGKVFPQAELNLDHVVPLSRGGVSSWENVVCACIPCNSRKGNRTPHEAGIHLVRTPKRPAGHPVLRTGWIGPRYDEWKTFLDVAYWNVELSEDLVPPPDGPA, via the coding sequence ATGGCGGAGAGCGCGGTTCTCGTCCTGAACAACGTGTACCAGGCGGTGCAGATCACCGGGGTGCGCCGCGCGTTCCGTCTCTTCTACGCGGGCCGGGCCCGTGCCGTCGCGCGCGATTTTCGGACGTACGATTTCGAGAACTGGTGCGATCTTCCGCCGGGCGCCGACCACGAGACGATCGTGACGCCGCGCCGGGAGATCCGGATCCCGCGCGTGATCCAGCTCGTGCACTACGATCGCGTGCCGCGGCGCGACGTCCGGTTCACCCGCCGCAACATCTTCTTCCGCGATCGCAACCGGTGTCAGTACTGCGGCAAGGTCTTTCCCCAGGCCGAGCTCAACCTCGACCACGTCGTACCGCTCTCGCGGGGCGGCGTGTCGAGCTGGGAGAACGTCGTCTGCGCGTGCATCCCGTGCAACAGCCGCAAGGGCAATCGCACGCCTCACGAGGCCGGGATACATCTGGTGCGCACGCCGAAGCGGCCGGCCGGCCATCCGGTACTGCGCACGGGGTGGATCGGCCCTCGTTACGACGAGTGGAAGACCTTCCTCGACGTCGCTTACTGGAACGTCGAGCTGTCGGAGGATCTCGTCCCGCCGCCCGATGGGCCGGCCTGA
- a CDS encoding tetratricopeptide repeat protein produces the protein MTPPPPELRSDGSDDRAERAAAAVQSGDFPAAIALYEHLRQAASTTDDTDKAELNIAMVRLQMGEARRGEEGLREILLRTSDPKIAFHAAYNLACSLRQQGRYERALSYARRALERAQALDSADFLAPVHNLLGNVHLNQNYLDRALAEYRIALSLRERQECDTRFSRAILEENIGYCLILKRRFDAGFERLAVALTLAEEVGDRRCRAECLQDLCYAYLMQGRIDEAIEEGERALEAAQACRFPDIVENCHYLLGELGSRANRLEMRDAHFDALQDLHPEVPFLREFLCTVDVTDVITLKR, from the coding sequence GTGACGCCGCCCCCCCCGGAGCTGCGAAGCGACGGCTCGGACGACCGTGCCGAGCGCGCGGCGGCGGCTGTCCAGAGCGGCGATTTCCCCGCCGCGATCGCCTTGTACGAGCATCTCCGCCAGGCGGCCTCGACGACCGACGACACGGACAAGGCCGAGCTCAACATCGCGATGGTCCGGCTGCAGATGGGAGAGGCGCGCCGCGGCGAGGAAGGGTTGCGCGAGATCCTCCTGCGCACCTCCGACCCGAAGATCGCCTTCCACGCCGCCTACAACCTGGCGTGCAGCCTCAGACAGCAGGGACGGTACGAGCGGGCTCTCTCGTACGCTCGGCGTGCGCTCGAGCGCGCCCAGGCGCTGGACTCGGCGGATTTCCTGGCGCCGGTCCATAACCTGCTCGGCAACGTGCACCTGAATCAGAACTACCTCGACCGTGCGCTGGCCGAGTACCGGATCGCGCTGTCGCTGCGTGAGCGCCAGGAGTGCGACACGCGGTTCTCGCGCGCGATCCTCGAGGAGAACATCGGCTACTGTCTGATCTTGAAGCGCCGCTTCGACGCGGGCTTCGAGCGCCTCGCGGTCGCCCTCACGCTCGCGGAAGAAGTCGGCGACCGGCGCTGCCGGGCCGAGTGCCTTCAGGACCTCTGCTACGCCTACCTGATGCAAGGCCGGATCGACGAAGCGATCGAGGAGGGCGAGCGCGCGCTCGAGGCCGCTCAGGCCTGCCGGTTCCCCGACATCGTCGAGAACTGTCACTACCTGCTCGGCGAGCTGGGGTCGCGAGCAAACCGGCTCGAGATGCGCGACGCGCACTTCGACGCGCTCCAGGATCTGCACCCGGAGGTTCCCTTCCTTCGCGAGTTCCTCTGCACCGTCGACGTCACCGACGTCATCACCCTCAAGCGATGA
- a CDS encoding helix-turn-helix transcriptional regulator: MTSRNPRRRQTIFVGSKIRQLRKERDLTQAELASRIGVQQSDLCRMENGEYKVSLDTLFRILAVFGMDIGDFFREEQPGGGAADGEHEIVRLFQRLDEVSQAEVLDFVRYKASRRVEAWKR, translated from the coding sequence ATGACATCCCGGAATCCTCGCCGACGGCAAACGATTTTCGTCGGCAGCAAGATCCGACAGCTCCGCAAGGAGCGGGACCTGACGCAGGCCGAACTCGCGTCACGCATCGGCGTCCAGCAGTCCGATCTGTGCCGGATGGAGAACGGCGAGTACAAGGTCTCCCTCGACACGCTCTTCCGCATCCTCGCCGTGTTCGGGATGGACATCGGCGACTTCTTCCGTGAAGAGCAGCCGGGCGGTGGCGCCGCAGACGGCGAGCATGAGATCGTCCGCCTCTTCCAGCGGTTGGACGAGGTCTCGCAGGCCGAGGTCCTCGACTTCGTCCGTTACAAGGCCTCCCGCCGCGTGGAGGCCTGGAAGCGGTGA